The Phycisphaerales bacterium genome includes a region encoding these proteins:
- a CDS encoding DUF3987 domain-containing protein: MTRTSDIANAMLLASAENDPPLTPAIAWQPFPAEALPEPMQTFVHAVADATGTDPAFSALAALTTAAGCIGNRAAGLVHSSWVEPAIVWAALVGRSGTTKSPVLKICTRPLVEIFKANRKTYADEIERHEVETERYAVQLATWKSKQKNETTDPPVRPPEPREKRVLVSDVTIEKLAALLNDNPLGLLVVRDELAGWVKSFDQYRGGKGADAEGWLSFYDAAPHSVDRKGGGSTFVERGAVSICGTIQPGTLRRVFGAAEREAGLLARVLLCWPPEKPSLYRDAGVPDAVMAAWKTLLQTLLNLPPGVDEDGDPRPRCLPIDEWAKMAWVSWHDAHERMIADESDDDIRAHMAKLQGMSVRLALIFECITVAAGGQAARSIGRDSIDRAIKIVDWFARETRRVYGLLNEGDEEREQRHLASWIEARGGSVTARDLARGLRRFGGDAEAAREALEQLEAAGFGRFKYAPIGPAGGRPAERFQLEAAQGADET; encoded by the coding sequence ATGACTAGAACATCCGACATTGCAAACGCAATGCTGCTCGCATCGGCAGAAAATGACCCCCCGCTGACCCCGGCAATTGCTTGGCAACCCTTCCCTGCTGAGGCACTACCGGAGCCGATGCAGACCTTCGTGCACGCGGTCGCTGACGCAACCGGTACGGACCCTGCGTTTTCTGCCTTGGCCGCGCTGACGACGGCCGCGGGATGCATTGGCAATCGGGCGGCCGGACTTGTTCATTCTAGTTGGGTTGAACCCGCGATTGTGTGGGCGGCGCTGGTGGGCCGGTCCGGAACCACAAAAAGCCCCGTTCTGAAAATCTGCACCCGTCCCCTGGTGGAAATCTTCAAGGCAAACCGAAAGACGTATGCCGACGAAATCGAGCGGCATGAGGTAGAAACTGAGCGGTACGCCGTACAGCTCGCCACCTGGAAATCAAAACAGAAGAACGAGACGACCGACCCGCCGGTCCGGCCCCCGGAACCGCGCGAAAAAAGGGTGCTGGTGTCCGACGTCACGATTGAAAAGTTGGCGGCGCTGCTCAACGACAACCCCCTTGGCCTGCTCGTTGTTCGTGACGAGCTCGCCGGGTGGGTGAAATCGTTCGATCAATACCGTGGCGGCAAGGGGGCCGATGCTGAGGGCTGGCTGTCCTTCTACGATGCGGCGCCACACTCGGTTGACCGCAAGGGAGGAGGCAGTACCTTCGTGGAGCGCGGCGCCGTCTCCATCTGCGGCACCATCCAGCCCGGCACCTTGCGCCGGGTGTTTGGCGCTGCTGAACGTGAAGCGGGGCTGCTCGCGCGCGTGCTGCTCTGCTGGCCCCCTGAGAAGCCGTCTTTGTATCGTGATGCGGGCGTACCCGATGCCGTCATGGCCGCGTGGAAGACGCTGTTACAGACCCTGCTCAATTTGCCTCCGGGCGTTGATGAAGACGGCGACCCCCGGCCGCGCTGCCTGCCCATCGACGAGTGGGCGAAAATGGCCTGGGTGTCGTGGCACGATGCCCACGAACGCATGATTGCCGATGAATCCGATGACGACATTCGTGCACACATGGCCAAGTTGCAGGGGATGTCCGTTCGGCTCGCCCTCATCTTTGAGTGCATCACCGTAGCAGCCGGTGGGCAGGCCGCACGGAGCATCGGCCGTGACTCCATCGACCGTGCAATCAAAATTGTGGACTGGTTCGCCCGCGAAACGCGCAGGGTCTATGGGCTGCTCAACGAGGGTGACGAGGAGCGGGAACAGCGTCACCTTGCAAGCTGGATCGAGGCCCGCGGCGGGTCGGTCACAGCCCGTGATTTAGCGCGTGGACTAAGGCGGTTCGGCGGCGATGCTGAGGCGGCAAGGGAGGCCCTGGAACAGTTGGAAGCGGCCGGATTTGGGCGGTTCAAGTACGCGCCGATCGGACCCGCCGGAGGGCGTCCAGCCGAGCGGTTTCAGCTTGAAGCGGCTCAGGGCGCCGACGAAACCTAG
- a CDS encoding helix-turn-helix transcriptional regulator encodes MVYEDLKELIKTCGIARYRIAQDTGVPESCLSRFVNGISALKIEHAERVANYLGYKIMLRRKRGRRRGGP; translated from the coding sequence ATGGTCTACGAGGACCTTAAAGAGCTTATCAAAACTTGCGGAATCGCAAGGTATCGTATTGCGCAAGATACAGGCGTACCTGAAAGCTGCCTGTCTCGTTTCGTAAACGGGATTTCCGCACTCAAGATTGAGCATGCGGAGCGGGTCGCGAACTACCTGGGCTACAAGATCATGTTGCGACGGAAGCGCGGGCGGCGGAGAGGAGGTCCGTAG